Proteins from a single region of Eremothecium gossypii ATCC 10895 chromosome VI, complete sequence:
- the VPS29 gene encoding retromer subunit VPS29 (Syntenic homolog of Saccharomyces cerevisiae YHR012W (VPS29); 1-intron): MLLLALSDAHIPDRSIDLPSKFKKLLNVPNKIGQVVLLGNCTRSYQFLKFVNEVSSNVVIVRGEFDNATIRTVQNVKEEIPMNTIIKQGDFKIGCCNGYTLVPKSDPLSLLILARQLDVDIMLWGGTHSVEAYTLEGKFFINPGSCTGAFSTDWPLQDDALQGEGSPSAKLNGAATAPQPTEGEAGDENGLQQELSTSSRTPREAEARVLGSPNNRRELEGGAADVEAEENSEDDEEVDEVDINGGCIPSFCLLDISGSTCTLYIYTFVSGEVKVDKVVYKKD; the protein is encoded by the exons ATGCTACTGTTGGCATTGAGTGATGCACATATACCAGATCGGTCAATT GACTTACCATCGAAGTTCAAGAAACTTTTAAATGTACCCAACAAGATTGGACAGGTGGTGCTGCTGGGTAACTGCACTCGCTCTTACCAATTCCTGAAGTTTGTGAACGAGGTGTCCAGCAATGTGGTGATCGTGCGGGGGGAATTCGATAACGCAACCATCCGTACAGTGCAAAATGTGAAGGAGGAGATACCGATGAACACGATCATAAAGCAGGGTGACTTCAAGATTGGGTGCTGCAATGGCTACACACTGGTGCCCAAGAGCGACCCTCTTTCGCTTCTGATTCTGGCACGACAGCTGGATGTCGACATCATGCTTTGGGGCGGAACGCACAGCGTGGAGGCATACACGCTCGAGGGAAAATTCTTCATAAACCCTGGCTCCTGTACCGGAGCATTCAGCACCGACTGGCCCCTGCAGGATGACGCTCTGCAGGGAGAAGGCAGCCCATCGGCCAAGTTGAACGGAGCTGCCACCGCCCCTCAGCCCACGGAGGGAGAGGCTGGCGACGAGAATGGTTTACAGCAGGAACTGAGCACATCTAGTCGCACACCGCGGGAAGCCGAGGCTAGGGTGCTTGGATCTCCGAACAATAGGCGCGAGCTCGAAGGGGGCGCTGCGGACGTGGAAGCAGAAGAGAACTCGGAAGACGATGAGGAGGTTGACGAGGTAGACATAAATGGCGGGTGCATACCGAGCTTCTGCCTGCTTGACATATCGGGCTCTACGTGCACGCTTTATATCTATACATTTGTGAGCGGGGAGGTGAAAGTGGATAAGGTGGTGTATAAAAAAGACTAG
- the DIA4 gene encoding putative serine--tRNA ligase DIA4 (Syntenic homolog of Saccharomyces cerevisiae YHR011W (DIA4)): MFRRMLHTGAPLRAVRKPQFNVKAMLARLPDYVGSVQAREPVDGEQLISRLQELPERQKEVAQIDGEVRVVQSRRKVLEAEMAAGMHRAAGAELKMLKQKYQALATRAKALREEIRATCEDLPNLLDQSTPHSEPEIVEWLNPLPEYRADARCEHHDVMVRKKLVDFQAAAEVTGSSWYYLINEGAMLEHALVSYATRKARQWGFSLCMPPSIARSEVIAACGFRPRDQNDEQQIYAIEGSNLGLTATAEIPLAGLGLNRTLDLASPRALCGVSRSYRAEAGARGRDTKGLYRVHEFTKVELFYWAKPADSAALLEKLRAFQTELISELGLSAKVLNMPANDLGAPAFKKYDIEVWMRGRGSFGEVSSASNCTDFQSRRLSTRFVNDAGDLDYPHTLNGTAMAVPRVIVAIVENFYDPETDRIRIPDPLQPYMDGMQYI; encoded by the coding sequence ATGTTCCGTCGGATGCTGCACACGGGTGCGCCGCTGCGTGCAGTACGAAAGCCGCAGTTTAATGTGAAGGCCATGCTGGCGCGGCTGCCGGACTACGTGGGATCCGTGCAAGCGCGGGAGCCGGTAGACGGAGAGCAGCTCATTTCGAGGCTGCAAGAGCTGCCAGAGAGGCAGAAGGAGGTTGCGCAGATAGATGGAGAAGTAAGGGTGGTACAGAGCCGGCGCAAGGTGCTAGAGGCGGAGATGGCGGCCGGCATGCACAGGGCCGCGGGCGCAGAGCTTAAGATGCTCAAACAGAAGTACCAGGCCCTTGCGACACGGGCAAAGGCGCTACGCGAAGAGATCCGCGCAACCTGCGAGGATCTCCCGAACCTGTTAGATCAGTCCACACCACATTCCGAGCCGGAGATTGTTGAGTGGCTCAACCCGCTGCCGGAATACCGTGCAGACGCTCGCTGCGAACACCACGACGTCATGGTGCGCAAGAAGTTGGTAGATTTCCAGGCCGCTGCCGAGGTTACAGGCAGCTCCTGGTACTATCTCATAAACGAAGGCGCCATGCTCGAGCACGCGCTGGTCAGCTACGCTACCCGGAAGGCGCGCCAGTGGGGGTTTTCGCTTTGCATGCCACCTTCCATAGCCCGCAGCGAGGTGATTGCCGCATGCGGATTTCGACCCCGCGATCAAAATGACGAGCAGCAGATATACGCCATCGAGGGTTCTAATCTCGGGTTGACGGCGACCGCGGAAATCCCGCTTGCGGGATTGGGTCTCAATCGCACACTGGACCTCGCCTCGCCTCGTGCCCTGTGTGGCGTGAGCCGCAGTTATCGTGCGGAGGCAGGCGCGCGGGGCAGAGACACAAAGGGTTTATACCGCGTGCACGAGTTCACCAAAGTCGAGCTCTTTTACTGGGCCAAGCCCGCCGATAGTGCTGCGCTTTTGGAAAAACTGCGTGCGTTCCAGACCGAGTTAATTTCCGAACTGGGCCTGTCTGCCAAGGTCCTCAACATGCCCGCTAACGACTTGGGCGCGCCCGCTTTCAAGAAATATGACATCGAAGTATGGATGCGGGGACGCGGCTCTTTCGGCGAGGTTTCCAGCGCCTCTAACTGCACCGATTTCCAAAGCAGGCGGCTCTCCACGCGCTTCGTGAACGACGCAGGGGATCTAGACTATCCACATACCTTGAATGGAACAGCAATGGCGGTCCCCAGAGTTATTGTGGCCATTGTAGAAAACTTCTACGACCCAGAGACGGATCGTATACGCATTCCAGATCCCCTGCAACCGTATATGGATGGTATGCAATACATATAG
- the RPL27A gene encoding 60S ribosomal protein eL27 (Syntenic homolog of Saccharomyces cerevisiae YHR010W (RPL27A) and YDR471W (RPL27B); 1-intron), with product MAKFLKAGKVAVVVRGRYAGKKVVIIKPHDDGTKAHQFGHALVAGIERYPLAVTKKQGAKKVAKRTKIKPFIKVINYNHLLPTRYTLDVESFKAAVSTETFEEPSQREDAKKVIKKAFEERHQAGKNQWFFTKLNF from the exons ATGGCTAAGTTCTTGAAGGCTGGTAAAGTTG CTGTTGTTGTCCGCGGTCGTTACGCCGGTAAGAAGGTGGTGATCATCAAGCCACATGACGACGGTACCAAGGCCCACCAATTCGGCCACGCCTTGGTTGCTGGTATTGAGAGATATCCTTTGGCCGTGACCAAGAAGCAGGGTGCTAAGAAGGTTGCCAAGAGAACCAAGATCAAGCCATTCATTAAGGTTATCAACTACAACCACTTGTTGCCAACCAGATACACCTTGGACGTTGAGTCCTTCAAGGCTGCTGTCTCCACCGAGACTTTCGAGGAGCCATCCCAGAGAGAGGACGCCAAGAAGGTTATCAAGAAGGCTTTCGAGGAGAGACACCAGGCTGGCAAGAACCAATGGTTCTTCACCAAGTTGAACTTCTGA
- the CBF1 gene encoding Cbf1p (Syntenic homolog of Saccharomyces cerevisiae YJR060W (CBF1)), translating into MTKRLHGEHEINGANRGNVKRSHLDDTGNIDSELLRDVEVDNEVNKGNPGASSIGDEAAAAAAAAAAAAARFTNLNDDEDEVGVGGHGMGRGVGGHPGDADHVHDEDDDDEDDDEDDDMDDLKKDPNVDLDGDDDDDEDGKLRGDKPTGRRGRKPAPSAGTPEWKQQRKDSHKEVERRRRENINTAINKVAELLPVKESSKAAILSRAAEYIQKLKETENTNIEKWTLQKLLSEQQVSQLTSTNEKLEEELNNAFKEIETLKNKLKSAGIEP; encoded by the coding sequence ATGACGAAGAGACTACATGGAGAACATGAAATAAACGGAGCAAACAGAGGAAATGTGAAGAGGTCTCATCTGGATGATACAGGTAATATTGACTCGGAATTGCTGCGGGACGTGGAAGTGGATAACGAGGTAAATAAGGGTAACCCCGGCGCGTCAAGCATTGGCGATGAggcagcggccgcggccgccgccgcggccgcagcagctgcacgctTCACGAATCTGAACGACGACGAAGATGAAGTAGGCGTCGGGGGACACGGCATGGGCCGTGGCGTCGGCGGTCACCCAGGTGACGCAGACCACGTGCACGAtgaggacgacgacgacgaggacgacgacgaggacgacgacaTGGACGACCTCAAGAAGGATCCGAACGTCGACCTGGACGGAGAtgatgacgacgacgaggatGGCAAACTGCGTGGAGACAAGCCGACTGGCCGCCGGGGGCGGAAGCCCGCTCCCAGCGCGGGGACCCCAGAGTGGAAGCAGCAGCGCAAGGATTCGCACAAAGAGGTCGAGCGGAGACGCCGTGAAAACATCAACACTGCCATCAATAAGGTTGCCGAACTACTGCCGGTGAAGGAGTCGAGCAAAGCGGCGATACTTTCCCGTGCAGCGGAGTATATCCAAAAACTGAAGGAAACGGAAAACACCAACATCGAGAAGTGGACCCTGCAAAAACTGCTGAGTGAACAGCAGGTATCACAGCTGACCTCAACCAACGAGAAGCTGGAAGAGGAGCTCAATAACGCTTTCAAAGAGATCGAAACGCTGAAGAACAAGCTGAAGAGTGCTGGCATTGAGCCTTGA
- the NTA1 gene encoding amidase (Syntenic homolog of Saccharomyces cerevisiae YJR062C (NTA1)), protein MTLQKLRVSLRIAVVQLNPQIGHVEQTTSRAWFMLEKLKGDCLKDKLGQPDIVVFPEFALTGYNFSSRGHILPYASRAGEGASYALAKKVSELFGCVTVIGYPEREYQTPDTRLYNSALVVGSNGQVLFNYRKAFLYTTDENWGCCENPEGFQQLQLTFKQKGTDERGRSHDVTLASSIGICMDISPYRFEAPFNDYEFATFNVDRATELIICPMAWLHSVSVTKYTEDIQRQKQHIDSLVQEQELPMCGMQGNYQFNLHGSSAPVVRIARDDPEIEEDYKQLDHPDQTNVNYWILRFLPFLALKKRVQWFYDRLLLPTLRKFKRFPRSYIGASANKPWEFENRNAILVVANRCGIEDRYTIYSGSSGIFKFNGQYGNVEHHLDSRNLSVELLGNLGKGREGILMRSVEFDVNRDL, encoded by the coding sequence ATGACGCTCCAGAAACTCCGAGTATCTCTGCGTATAGCTGTCGTGCAGCTGAATCCTCAAATAGGCCATGTGGAACAGACTACCTCGCGGGCCTGGTTCATGCTCGAGAAATTAAAGGGCGATTGCCTGAAGGACAAGCTAGGCCAGCCAGATATCGTGGTATTCCCCGAGTTTGCCCTCACCGGATACAACTTCAGCAGTCGGGGACATATCCTACCGTATGCTTCAAGGGCGGGAGAGGGTGCATCATATGCGCTGGCTAAGAAAGTATCGGAGCTCTTCGGGTGTGTCACGGTGATTGGGTATCCTGAGCGAGAATATCAGACTCCGGATACGCGGCTTTACAACTCCGCGCTGGTAGTTGGCAGCAACGGGCAGGTCCTTTTCAATTACCGGAAGGCCTTTCTTTATACCACGGACGAGAACTGGGGATGTTGCGAAAACCCTGAGGGCTtccagcagcttcagctcACGTTTAAGCAGAAGGGCACAGATGAACGAGGACGGTCCCACGATGTGACGCTGGCTAGCAGTATCGGGATATGCATGGACATCTCGCCGTACCGGTTTGAGGCTCCGTTCAACGACTATGAGTTTGCGACATTCAACGTGGATAGGGCCACTGAGCTGATAATATGTCCCATGGCCTGGCTGCACTCGGTTTCAGTTACGAAGTACACGGAGGATATCCAGAGACAAAAGCAGCATATCGACAGCCTGGTACAGGAGCAGGAGCTCCCGATGTGCGGCATGCAGGGCAATTACCAGTTTAACCTGCACGGATCGAGTGCTCCGGTCGTTCGTATAGCTAGAGACGATCCTGAAATCGAAGAGGACTACAAACAACTGGACCATCCAGACCAGACCAATGTGAACTACTGGATACTTCGGTTCTTGCCTTTCCTCGCGCTGAAGAAGCGTGTTCAGTGGTTCTACGACCGCCTCCTACTACCAACGCTCAGGAAGTTTAAGCGCTTCCCGCGCTCATATATTGGTGCCTCAGCAAATAAGCCGTGGGAATTTGAAAACCGCAACGCCATCCTAGTTGTGGCTAACAGATGTGGCATAGAGGATCGATATACTATCTACAGTGGCAGTTCCGGGATATTCAAGTTTAATGGCCAATATGGTAACGTGGAGCACCATCTTGACAGTCGAAATCTGAGTGTTGAGCTGCTAGGGAACTTAGGCAAGGGCAGAGAGGGAATTCTCATGAGATCTGTAGAGTTCGATGTAAATAGGGATTTATGA
- the MNN14 gene encoding Mnn14p (Syntenic homolog of Saccharomyces cerevisiae YJR061W and YKL201C (MNN4)), with amino-acid sequence MVSMRTFSRQKKMAVIAALCSAVLVYALVRSGGSPLAASQRILQVKAPQQYLHNLWQDSWGLIAGDRDQRGSSRAQVEQPCKFLPAAVQPRFRLTREQVLGVLGKGGMTLESIVQFYRRWRFDTTLRYVLPSSLKHGLLGRVVELPAFLGDVFQREKLLMKTYDYDPRITSAVYYDAVGAALAADATIDDIVFPFSWYDWADLSILNDFIDLPQSEKPTADWVVNRYFPVDDLFKYESAFGRNLFDTDRARGLVAEYYHSRTKFPPIAPGAAIDADRYCRNSTNPFLPGFECPEVFPQARPEVYHLQARTRLYTRGPIPYSLTFLKLDAPSITVQISNTEALQKDGTPYNIAYSGMLEAYLKRNVKSFPKMPRRDYYFENLPKFENMWDAYFQRANKGPGSETVRKPLFLNLTEADFEFDAFTKLRQLQANQANLTAHQKGYMTALNYSLHSHYADCDKFFTEAGDSTDYQHLGHHFDSRFFRGAISYGEIRARLDALIRAWLSFTNSSNLVTWVAHGSMYAWMYDGLAFPWDGDHDVQMPIRHLHMLAERFNQTVVVDDPTVGNGRYFIDVTSSITSRVHGNGKNNIDARFIDVDSGLYVDITGLSVSSDPVNMRYDWLVEKFWQERNNGTAFYRDPNIIPGYTDLTPKELLEKEKSEKGNGVTELRINHLTDLQNELNSDGNDFAKLSAAERYNLNKHIKVYNCRNKHFTTFEEISPLRLTYFHGMPAYIPNQYLKILRAEYRVPDSFKTMSYHESTFLPEFRLWVLDKQLDRVTNSDSSSTIAEHTIPRDHIEGLTTNEVKLLLQNIAVLPEAEDLFVYLWNTRHITLFRQKEIELQYEKTLSRKKKADLLDTFVRGRRFNGIYKDIFQERMETNFWNNLLSMADVSFPQVLDELRKLHLNLAKELFRINSEMAMKELDWAAEFGEETPGRINFNKYGEHFFSMGERSSNAIFASDPVDRGQSISDLYRTDLEDKFKSKYNDRKTAAEMERKRKEEEERKRKEEEERKRKEEEERKRKEEEEERKKKEEEERKRKEEEEERKRKEEEGRKRKEEEDELNRKEDEEHRQSKHEEHQRQEDVSPVQVQVESIKERD; translated from the coding sequence ATGGTATCGATGCGGACGTTCTCACGGCAGAAGAAGATGGCGGTTATCGCGGCACTGTGCTCGGCGGTCCTGGTGTATGCGCTGGTGCGCAGCGGAGGATCGCCGCTTGCCGCGTCGCAGCGCATCCTACAGGTTAAGGCACCACAACAGTACTTGCACAACCTCTGGCAGGACTCGTGGGGACTGATTGCGGGCGACCGCGACCAGCGCGGGAgctcgcgcgcgcaggTGGAGCAACCGTGCAAGTTTCTGCCGGCAGCGGTGCAGCCGCGGTTCCGGCTGACGCGAGAACAGGTGCTCGGTGTGCTCGGGAAGGGCGGGATGACGCTCGAGAGCATTGTGCAGTTCTACCGCCGCTGGCGCTTCGACACGACATTGCGCTATGTGCTCCCATCCTCGCTCAAGCACGGGCTGCTCGGCCGCGTGGTCGAGCTCCCGGCGTTTCTCGGCGACGTGTTCCAGCGCGAGAAGCTGCTTATGAAGACTTACGATTATGACCCCCGCATCACATCTGCGGTGTACTATGACGCCGTCGGCGCGGCATTGGCGGCCGACGCGACGATTGACGACATTGTTTTTCCATTCAGCTGGTATGACTGGGCTGATCTCTCCATTCTCAACGATTTCATCGACCTACCCCAAAGCGAAAAGCCCACCGCCGACTGGGTCGTTAACCGCTACTTTCCCGTGGACGATCTCTTCAAGTACGAATCCGCGTTTGGCCGCAATCTTTTTGACACCGATCGCGCGAGGGGCTTGGTGGCCGAGTACTACCACTCCAGGACCAAGTTTCCGCCCATCGCGCCTGGTGCTGCAATTGACGCGGACCGGTACTGTCGGAATTCCACAAATCCGTTTTTACCCGGGTTTGAGTGCCCGGAGGTCTTTCCGCAGGCGAGACCGGAAGTCTACCACTTGCAGGCCCGCACAAGATTATACACGCGGGGGCCGATCCCCTATTCACTAACGTTTTTGAAGCTGGATGCGCCTAGCATCACCGTGCAGATCTCGAATACAGAGGCGCTCCAGAAAGATGGCACTCCTTACAACATCGCTTACAGTGGCATGCTCGAGGCGTACTTGAAGCGCAACGTTAAATCTTTCCCCAAGATGCCCCGGCGTGATTACTACTTTGAAAATCTGCCCAAATTCGAAAATATGTGGGATGCGTACTTCCAGCGCGCAAATAAGGGCCCTGGTTCCGAAACTGTGCGTAAGCCGCTCTTTTTGAACCTTACCGAAGCGGACTTCGAATTTGATGCCTTTACGAAACTACGCCAGCTACAGGCAAATCAGGCAAACTTGACAGCCCACCAGAAGGGCTACATGACCGCCCTTAACTATTCGCTCCATAGCCACTACGCAGACTGTGACAAATTCTTCACGGAGGCTGGGGACTCCACGGATTACCAGCACCTGGGGCACCACTTCGACTCGCGgtttttccgcggggcgATATCGTATGGAGAAATACGGGCGCGCCTAGATGCGCTTATTAGGGCATGGCTCTCTTTTACCAACAGTAGCAACCTTGTTACGTGGGTAGCGCACGGATCGATGTACGCGTGGATGTACGACGGGCTGGCGTTTCCCTGGGATGGCGACCACGATGTGCAGATGCCGATACGGCACTTGCACATGCTTGCGGAGAGATTTAACCAGACTGTGGTGGTGGACGATCCAACGGTAGGAAACGGAAGGTATTTTATTGACGTCACGTCATCGATTACGTCGCGTGTCCATGGGAACGGCAAGAACAACATTGACGCCAGGTTCATCGACGTTGATTCGGGGCTTTACGTGGACATCACGGGGCTCAGTGTTTCCAGTGACCCGGTTAACATGCGCTATGATTGGCTGGTTGAGAAGTTCTGGCAGGAACGCAACAACGGGACCGCCTTCTACAGGGACCCTAATATCATTCCAGGGTACACTGACCTGACGCCGAAGGAGCTGTTGGAAAAGGAAAAGTCAGAGAAAGGAAACGGAGTTACGGAATTGAGAATCAATCATTTGACTGACCTGCAGAATGAGCTCAACAGTGACGGCAACGATTTCGCGAAATTGTCTGCTGCAGAACGCTACAACCTCAACAAGCACATCAAAGTTTACAATTGTAGGAACAAACACTTTACGACATTTGAAGAAATATCGCCGCTCAGGTTGACATATTTCCATGGTATGCCTGCATACATTCCCAACCAGTACCTCAAGATTTTGAGGGCCGAGTACCGTGTGCCAGACTCGTTCAAGACCATGTCGTACCACGAATCCACGTTTCTACCGGAGTTTCGCCTGTGGGTTCTGGATAAGCAACTTGACCGGGTCACCAACTCTGATTCTTCGTCCACCATTGCCGAGCACACGATTCCGCGGGACCATATAGAGGGGCTCACTACGAATGAGGTGAAGCTGCTTCTCCAGAATATTGCGGTGTTACCGGAGGCAGAGGATCTTTTCGTGTATCTATGGAACACTCGCCATATAACGCTTTTCCGCCAGAAGGAGATAGAACTCCAGTACGAAAAAACGCTATCACGAAAGAAGAAGGCCGATCTACTTGATACCTTTGTGCGCGGCCGTCGCTTCAACGGTATATACAAGGATATTTTCCAGGAACGGATGGAGACCAATTTCTGGAACAACTTGCTCTCTATGGCGGACGTTTCTTTCCCCCAGGTGCTCGATGAGCTAAGGAAGTTGCATCTGAATCTTGCGAAGGAACTCTTCCGGATCAACTCGGAAATGGCCATGAAGGAACTAGACTGGGCAGCCGAATTTGGAGAGGAGACCCCCGGCAGAATCAACTTCAACAAATATGGAGAGCACTTCTTCTCAATGGGTGAGAGGTCTTCGAATGCAATCTTCGCAAGCGATCCTGTAGACAGAGGCCAGTCTATTAGCGACCTGTATCGTACCGACCTGGAGGACAAATTCAAATCAAAGTACAATGACAGAAAGACCGCAGCAGAAATGGAACGGAAGAGGAAGGAGGAAGAGGAACGTAAGAggaaggaggaggaagagcgtaagaggaaggaggaggaagagcggaagaggaaggaggaggaggaagagcGTAAGAAAaaggaggaggaagagcgtaagaggaaggaggaggaagaggagCGCAAGAggaaggaggaggagggtCGCAAGAggaaggaggaggaggatgaACTTAATAGGAAGGAAGATGAGGAACACAGACAAAGTAAGCACGAGGAACACCAGCGACAGGAAGACGTGAGCCCAGTTCAGGTGCAAGTCGAATCCATTAAGGAGCGCGATTAG
- the RPA12 gene encoding DNA-directed RNA polymerase I core subunit RPA12 (Syntenic homolog of Saccharomyces cerevisiae YJR063W (RPA12)), translating to MSVVGSLIFCVYCGNLLDNPSAVAGDHVACALCDAQYDKATFSNLKVVTATADDAFPSALRAKRSVVKTTLRKGELEDGATIREKCPQCGHDEMQYHTLQLRSADEGATVFYTCTSCGYRFRTNN from the coding sequence ATGTCGGTGGTCGGGTCGTTGATCTTCTGCGTCTACTGCGGCAACCTTCTGGACAACCCGTCGGCCGTGGCCGGCGACCACGTGGCCTGCGCACTGTGCGACGCGCAGTACGACAAGGCCACGTTCTCCAACCTGAAGGTGGTGACCGCCACGGCGGATGATGCCTTCCCATCCGCGCTGCGGGCCAAGCGCAGCGTAGTGAAAACGACGCTGCGCAAGGGCGAGCTCGAGGACGGCGCCACGATCCGCGAGAAGTGCCCCCAGTGTGGCCACGACGAGATGCAGTACCAcacgctgcagctgcggtCCGCGGACGAGGGCGCGACGGTGTTCTACACGTGCACGTCGTGCGGTTACCGCTTCCGCACCAACAACTGA
- the CCT5 gene encoding chaperonin-containing T-complex subunit CCT5 (Syntenic homolog of Saccharomyces cerevisiae YJR064W (CCT5)), translating to MAQPQQTMAMPDLSNAIVAQDEMGRPFIIVKDQGNKKRQHGLEAKKSHILAARSVASIIKTSLGPRGLDKILISPDGEITITNDGATILSQMELDNEIAKLLVQLSKSQDDEIGDGTTGVVVLAGALLDQALELIEKGIHPIRVANGFNEAAKKAVAHLEQQADDMSADPEVFREYLFKAAKTSLGSKIVSKVHDTFAQMAVDAVMAVVDEGRKDVDFDLIKLEGRVGGSLGDSALIHGVVLDKDFSHPQMPKEVKPKEGKDGVKLAILTCPFEPPKPKTKHKLDITTVKEYQKLQEYEQEKFKEMIDYVKQSGADVVICQWGFDDEANHLLLQNELPAVRWVGGQELELIAIATNGRIVPRFQSLSPEKLGTCGSIRELEFGTTKERMLVIEECSNSKTVTCFLRGSNKMIVDEAKRALHDSLCVVRNMIRDSRVVYGGGAAEVTMSLAVASEADKQRGIDQYAFRAFAQALDSIPMILAENSGLDPIETLTTVKSKQVKENVSTIGVDCLGKGSNDMKELFVVDPLIGKKQQILLATELCRMILKIDNVIISGKDEY from the coding sequence ATGGCGCAACCACAGCAGACGATGGCGATGCCAGACCTGTCGAACGCGATTGTGGCGCAGGACGAGATGGGCCGGCCATTCATCATTGTGAAGGACCAGGGCAACAAGAAGCGGCAGCACGGGCTGGAAGCGAAGAAGTCGCATATCCTGGCGGCTCGGTCGGTGGCGTCGATCATCAAGACGTCTCTGGGGCCGCGGGGGCTGGACAAGATCCTGATCTCGCCAGACGGTGAGATCACGATTACGAACGACGGGGCGACGATTCTGTCGCAGATGGAGCTGGACAACGAGATCGCGAAGCTGCTCGTGCAGCTGTCGAAGTCGCAGGATGACGAGATCGGGGACGGGACCACGGGGGTGGTGGTTCTGGCGGGCGCACTGCTCGACCAGGCGCTGGAGTTGATCGAGAAGGGCATCCACCCGATCCGGGTGGCGAACGGGTTCAACGAGGCGGCCAAGAAGGCCGTCGCGCACctggagcagcaggcggACGACATGTCTGCGGACCCGGAGGTGTTCCGGGAGTACCTGTTCAAGGCGGCGAAGACGTCGCTGGGGTCAAAGATCGTGTCGAAGGTGCACGACACGTTTGCGCAGATGGCGGTGGACGCGGTGATGGCGGTCGTGGACGAGGGCCGCAAGGACGTGGACTTCGATCTGATCAAGCTAGAGGGCCGTGTCGGTGGCTCGTTGGGAGACTCTGCGCTGATCCACGGTGTGGTGCTGGACAAGGACTTTTCGCACCCGCAGATGCCGAAGGAGGTGAAGCCCAAGGAGGGGAAGGACGGCGTCAAGCTGGCCATTCTGACCTGCCCCTTCGAGCCTCCCAAGCCGAAGACGAAGCACAAGCTGGACATAACGACGGTGAAGGAGTACCAGAAGCTGCAGGAGTACGAGCAGGAGAAGTTCAAGGAGATGATCGATTACGTGAAGCAGTCCGGCGCGGACGTCGTCATCTGCCAGTGGGGGTTCGACGACGAGGCGAaccacctgctgctgcagaacgAGCTGCCGGCTGTCAGATGGGTAGGCGGCCAGGAGCTCGAGCTGATCGCAATTGCCACCAACGGCCGGATTGTGCCGCGCTTCCAGTCGCTCTCTCCGGAGAAGCTGGGGACGTGTGGCTCGATCCGCGAGCTCGAATTCGGCACTACCAAGGAGCGGATGCTGGTGATCGAGGAGTGTTCGAACAGCAAGACCGTCACCTGTTTCCTCCGCGGCTCCAACAAGATGATTGTCGACGAGGCCAAGCGTGCGCTCCACGACTCTCTCTGTGTCGTGCGTAACATGATCCGCGATTCCCGCGTCGTGTACGGTGGCGGTGCTGCCGAAGTTACAATGTCTCTTGCCGTGGCAAGTGAGGCTGACAAGCAACGCGGAATTGACCAGTATGCGTTCCGTGCTTTTGCCCAAGCTCTGGATTCCATTCCGATGATCCTAGCCGAAAACTCCGGTCTCGACCCAATTGAGACGTTGACGACTGTGAAGAGCAAGCAGGTCAAGGAGAACGTCTCCACCATTGGTGTGGACTGCTTGGGCAAAGGCTCCAACGATATGAAGGAGTTGTTCGTAGTTGACCCATTGATTGGCAAGAAACAGCAAATCTTGTTGGCAACGGAATTGTGCCGGATGATCTTGAAGATCGATAACGTCATCATTAGTGGTAAGGACGAGTACTGA